In the Thermococcus sp. MAR1 genome, one interval contains:
- a CDS encoding SDR family oxidoreductase: MSVAVVTGASKGIGRAIAKALAREGYSLSLGARSVDLLKNLADELKTEVLWSYLDVSSEASVEKFAEKTLERFRSVEILVANAGVGVPGRLDEITEEAFMHSLQVNLLGVWRTIKAFLPTLKETKGTVVVVTSDLSTRLLPGSGAYVVSKWGARALVKTFQLENPTVKFLELRPGAVDTHFYGKPGRSREEGFMKPEDVAEALVSLLNLPHHVRVEEVLLRSIYQDPVY; the protein is encoded by the coding sequence ATGAGCGTTGCCGTTGTCACTGGTGCCTCCAAGGGCATAGGCCGTGCCATAGCAAAGGCCCTGGCCCGTGAGGGCTACTCGCTCTCCCTCGGTGCGAGAAGCGTGGACCTACTGAAAAACCTCGCGGATGAACTGAAAACAGAGGTCCTCTGGTCGTACCTCGACGTCTCAAGTGAGGCCAGCGTGGAGAAGTTCGCTGAAAAGACCCTTGAACGGTTCAGGAGCGTTGAAATTCTTGTGGCGAACGCTGGAGTCGGGGTCCCCGGAAGGCTCGACGAGATAACCGAGGAAGCGTTCATGCACAGCCTACAGGTGAACCTTCTCGGCGTTTGGAGAACAATAAAGGCATTCCTACCGACCCTCAAAGAGACAAAAGGAACGGTTGTGGTTGTTACCTCCGACCTGTCCACAAGACTCCTCCCCGGGAGCGGGGCTTACGTGGTTAGCAAATGGGGTGCAAGGGCCCTCGTTAAGACATTTCAACTGGAGAACCCGACGGTTAAATTCCTTGAGTTGAGGCCCGGGGCTGTGGATACTCATTTCTACGGGAAACCAGGAAGGAGCCGGGAAGAGGGCTTCATGAAGCCAGAAGACGTTGCGGAGGCCCTGGTGTCGCTCTTGAATCTCCCCCACCACGTCAGGGTCGAAGAGGTTCTACTCCGTTCCATATACCAGGACCCGGTTTACTAA